The DNA window GCCAAGACCGTTGCAAAGACGACGGCCAGGCCATCGCCCCGCCCAACGAAGAAAAAATAGTGTTCCTGATAAAATTGCCAGTTTATAGCCGGAGAATCGCATGCAGCAGTACCAGCAACTGATCGAAACCGTTCTTGCCCAGGGCACCTGGCAGGACAACCGCACGGGCATCCGCACGCTGTCCGTGCCGGGCGCGATGATGCGCTTCGATCTGGCGCAGGGCTTTCCGGCGGTGACGACTAAGCGGCTTGCGTTCAAGTCGGTCGTCGGCGAACTGTGCGCCTTCCTGCGCGCATCGCGCAGCGCGGCCGACTTCCGCGCGCTCGGTTGCAAGGTATGGGACCAGAACGCGAATGAAAACGCGCAGTGGCTGGCCAACCCGTACCGCGAAGGCACCGACGACCTGGGGCCCGTCTACGGCGTGCAATGGCGCCAGTGGCCCGGCTACAAGCTGGTCGATGCGGCGAACACGGCGCAGCGCGAGGATGCCCACCGCAACGGCTTCACGGAAGTGGCCCCGCTCGTGGAAAACGGCGTCGAGAAAGTGCTGCTCTACAAGGCGATCGACCAGTTGCGCGAGTGCCTGGACACGATCGTCAACAACCCCGGCAGCCGCCGCATCCTGTTCCACGGCTGGAATCCGGCCGTGCTGGACCAGGTCGCCCTGCCCGCCTGCCACCTGCTGTACCAGTTCATTCCGAACGCCACCACGAAAGAGATCTCGCTGTGTCTTTACGTGCGCAGCAACGACATCGGCCTGGGCACCCCATTCAACATTGCTGAAGGTGCCGCGCTGCTGCACCTGGTGGGCCGGCTGACGGGCTACACGCCGCGCTGGTTCACCTACTTCATCGGCGACGCGCACATCTACGAGAACCATCTGGAGATGGTGCAGGAACAATTGAAGCGCGAGCCGTACGAAGCACCGCGCCTCGTCATCGCGGACCGCGTGCCCGACTTCGCACAGA is part of the Pseudoduganella lutea genome and encodes:
- a CDS encoding thymidylate synthase, producing the protein MQQYQQLIETVLAQGTWQDNRTGIRTLSVPGAMMRFDLAQGFPAVTTKRLAFKSVVGELCAFLRASRSAADFRALGCKVWDQNANENAQWLANPYREGTDDLGPVYGVQWRQWPGYKLVDAANTAQREDAHRNGFTEVAPLVENGVEKVLLYKAIDQLRECLDTIVNNPGSRRILFHGWNPAVLDQVALPACHLLYQFIPNATTKEISLCLYVRSNDIGLGTPFNIAEGAALLHLVGRLTGYTPRWFTYFIGDAHIYENHLEMVQEQLKREPYEAPRLVIADRVPDFAQTGTYAPEWLEKIEPSDFSLEGYRHHPPLTAPMAV